The following proteins are encoded in a genomic region of Petrotoga sp. 9PWA.NaAc.5.4:
- the porA gene encoding pyruvate ferredoxin oxidoreductase, which yields MPVKLTVTGAAAVAHAMRQINPDVVAAYPITPQTPIVEYFASFVSDGIVDTVLVPVESEHSAMSALIGAAAAGARTMTATAANGLALMAEIVYIAASYRLPIVMPVANRALSGPINIHCDHSDAMLVRDSGWIQFFTENHQEAYDFTIMATKIAEKENVLLPVMVNLDGFITSHGVESFEMLDDEVVREFVGTWKPKYSLLDVEHPVTYGPLDLFDYYFEHHRQQEEAMKNAYKELPGVFEEFAKISGRKYDFLDLYKTEDAEHIMIVLNSTASTAKYVVDELREEGKKVGLVKPQVFTPFPKKEIQQVLNGRKSVVVLDRAMSFGKEAPLYSLIKSSLYEIASKPSLGSYIYGLGGRDVTPEMLRQAFEDALKGNLIADEQRYLGLRE from the coding sequence ATGCCAGTGAAATTAACAGTTACAGGAGCCGCTGCTGTTGCCCATGCTATGAGGCAAATCAATCCTGATGTTGTGGCGGCATATCCTATAACTCCTCAGACTCCAATAGTCGAATATTTTGCAAGTTTTGTTTCTGATGGGATTGTTGACACAGTTTTGGTACCAGTTGAATCAGAGCATTCTGCTATGAGTGCGTTAATTGGTGCCGCAGCTGCTGGAGCAAGAACAATGACAGCAACTGCAGCCAACGGTTTAGCTTTAATGGCAGAAATAGTATATATTGCGGCTTCATACAGACTTCCAATAGTAATGCCAGTAGCGAATAGAGCTCTTTCTGGACCAATAAACATACATTGTGACCATTCAGATGCGATGTTAGTTAGAGACTCGGGATGGATTCAATTTTTTACAGAAAATCATCAAGAAGCTTATGACTTTACAATAATGGCTACAAAAATTGCTGAAAAAGAAAATGTACTTTTGCCCGTTATGGTTAATTTAGATGGTTTTATTACTTCTCATGGAGTGGAAAGTTTTGAAATGCTTGATGATGAAGTGGTAAGAGAATTTGTTGGAACATGGAAACCCAAATATTCTTTGTTAGATGTAGAGCATCCTGTTACTTATGGACCATTGGATCTTTTTGATTATTATTTTGAACATCACAGGCAACAGGAAGAAGCCATGAAAAATGCATATAAAGAACTTCCGGGAGTTTTTGAAGAGTTTGCAAAAATATCTGGTAGAAAATATGATTTTCTTGATTTATATAAAACAGAAGATGCGGAACATATAATGATTGTTTTAAACTCTACTGCATCTACTGCAAAATATGTTGTAGATGAATTGAGGGAAGAAGGTAAAAAAGTAGGACTTGTTAAACCTCAGGTTTTTACTCCTTTCCCAAAAAAAGAAATTCAACAAGTATTAAATGGAAGAAAATCTGTTGTGGTTTTAGATAGAGCGATGTCTTTTGGAAAAGAAGCACCTTTATATTCATTAATTAAATCTTCTTTATATGAAATAGCTTCTAAACCTTCTTTAGGATCTTATATTTATGGTTTAGGGGGAAGAGACGTTACTCCTGAAATGTTAAGGCAAGCCTTTGAAGATGCTTTGAAAGGGAATTTAATAGCTGACGAACAAAGATATTTAGGATTGAGAGAATAA
- a CDS encoding peptidylprolyl isomerase, which yields MNNWFKKHEKVITILVVAGFLAGIVWWSVATYLTSRNPVSDVRSNSLRKEDSVLVITKANVELNYPYWIMQNEVENITQQQAQIYQQYYGQKLDPVFDYLILKNLVTDLLYDEKVVRYYAESKNLLPDSKMIEEELNKQVNLYIQQYKSDPISWNSMVQYYGSEQNIRNILVTSLQATIENDLINRKVKESVASVSRQEGLNYIQENFDSIKNNYEQVRIQHILIFDEATASNLKEEILSNQISFEEAASLYSEDTVNATNSGEIGWIKRGEYESTFEEAVFNANVGEIVGPVETFEGYHLIRVLDKKVFSNPEDVFLYDDVYAEIESILEEQKFSSWLVEYKQQEDFGRNYYDLKLMYIHELSIVGEDREKLEELAKELENIVFDGDGISLEAESDYLAIYTLVVTQLLGTYDEQLRVLSSYIISEQNLDANLSSLTLEEVNQKIDELTTILQEETSINNIEEELTKYENFREYLNNLTSAQKLGVNSTEEASTLRTDLQDKVNEYTNKLTKVLADLFAQYPSSNTVVQLYYQINPQDPKVIVSYSKLQLNQLKQYYMYFGPQILFAYFQQPINEILINVQIVVDSAQADTDTKLEALEIGLDLSELLGLNEIKLYYLETIKELAPNYYSNIDQLIEETQKIIDEQISNAVTSTSQSTDLTAE from the coding sequence ATGAATAATTGGTTTAAAAAACACGAAAAAGTTATTACAATATTAGTTGTGGCAGGATTTTTAGCGGGAATTGTTTGGTGGTCAGTTGCTACCTATCTTACGTCAAGAAATCCGGTATCAGATGTTCGGAGTAATTCCTTGAGAAAAGAAGATTCTGTTTTAGTAATAACTAAAGCAAATGTAGAATTAAATTATCCTTATTGGATTATGCAAAACGAAGTAGAGAATATTACTCAACAGCAAGCTCAAATTTATCAACAGTATTATGGACAAAAATTAGACCCTGTTTTTGATTATTTAATCTTAAAGAACTTAGTAACAGATCTGCTTTACGATGAAAAAGTTGTTAGATACTATGCAGAAAGTAAAAATCTTTTACCTGATTCTAAAATGATTGAAGAAGAGTTAAATAAGCAAGTTAATCTATATATTCAACAGTATAAATCTGATCCAATTAGTTGGAATAGTATGGTACAGTATTATGGAAGTGAGCAAAATATAAGAAACATTTTGGTTACTTCTTTACAAGCTACTATAGAAAATGACTTAATTAACCGAAAAGTTAAAGAAAGCGTGGCTTCTGTTTCCAGACAAGAGGGGCTTAATTATATACAAGAAAATTTTGACAGTATAAAAAATAATTATGAACAAGTTAGAATACAGCATATACTTATTTTCGATGAAGCTACGGCAAGCAACTTAAAAGAAGAGATTTTATCTAATCAAATAAGTTTTGAGGAAGCTGCGTCGTTGTATTCCGAAGATACTGTAAATGCTACTAATTCTGGAGAAATCGGATGGATAAAACGTGGAGAATATGAAAGTACTTTTGAAGAAGCCGTATTTAATGCAAATGTGGGAGAAATAGTGGGACCAGTTGAAACTTTTGAAGGTTATCATCTAATAAGAGTATTAGACAAAAAGGTTTTTTCAAATCCCGAAGATGTGTTTTTATACGATGATGTTTATGCTGAAATAGAAAGTATTTTGGAAGAACAAAAGTTTAGTTCTTGGTTAGTTGAGTACAAGCAACAAGAAGATTTTGGAAGAAATTATTATGACCTAAAACTCATGTATATTCATGAATTGTCAATTGTAGGAGAAGATAGAGAAAAACTGGAAGAATTAGCAAAAGAACTTGAAAATATTGTGTTTGACGGTGATGGAATTTCTCTTGAAGCTGAGTCGGATTATCTTGCTATTTATACGTTGGTTGTTACTCAATTATTAGGGACTTACGATGAACAATTGAGGGTATTGAGTAGTTATATCATTTCTGAACAAAATTTAGATGCTAATTTATCTTCTTTAACTTTAGAAGAAGTTAACCAAAAAATAGATGAATTGACGACTATTTTACAAGAAGAAACGAGTATAAACAACATAGAAGAAGAATTAACAAAATATGAAAATTTTAGAGAATATCTTAACAATTTAACAAGCGCTCAAAAGTTAGGAGTTAATAGTACGGAAGAAGCTAGTACGTTGAGAACAGATTTACAAGATAAAGTTAATGAGTATACTAATAAACTCACAAAAGTTTTAGCAGATTTATTTGCACAGTATCCATCGTCTAACACAGTCGTACAATTATATTATCAGATAAATCCTCAAGATCCTAAAGTAATAGTAAGTTACTCAAAGTTACAACTTAATCAATTGAAGCAATATTATATGTATTTTGGGCCTCAGATTTTATTTGCGTATTTTCAACAGCCTATTAATGAAATTTTGATTAACGTACAAATTGTTGTAGATTCTGCGCAAGCCGATACGGATACAAAATTAGAAGCTTTAGAAATCGGGTTGGATTTGAGTGAGTTATTAGGATTAAATGAAATTAAACTCTATTATTTGGAAACCATAAAAGAATTAGCTCCTAATTACTATAGTAATATTGATCAGTTAATTGAAGAGACTCAAAAAATTATAGACGAACAAATTTCTAACGCCGTAACAAGTACTTCTCAATCTACAGATTTAACAGCAGAATAA
- a CDS encoding 4Fe-4S binding protein produces MNNGWKDIPIGGVIDKPATARRYKTGEWRIQRPVIDREKCTNCMQCWLYCPDMAISGSLDGKRMKLGEFNMDYCKGCGVCAAVCPVSAIEMKPESEFI; encoded by the coding sequence GTGAATAATGGTTGGAAAGATATACCTATCGGTGGAGTAATAGACAAACCAGCAACAGCGAGACGTTATAAAACTGGTGAGTGGAGAATTCAAAGGCCAGTTATAGATAGAGAAAAATGTACTAATTGTATGCAATGTTGGCTATATTGCCCGGATATGGCCATTAGTGGTAGCTTAGATGGAAAAAGAATGAAATTAGGCGAATTCAATATGGATTACTGTAAAGGTTGCGGGGTTTGTGCAGCTGTGTGTCCTGTTAGTGCGATTGAAATGAAACCAGAATCAGAGTTTATTTAA
- a CDS encoding thiamine pyrophosphate-dependent enzyme: protein MVPSIRDLVGYVENNDWAFTQGHRLCPGCNAPMVANWATLTAKSLGYHPVVGLATGCLEVSSTIYPYTAWNVPYIHNAFENVAATISGAEAAYRSLMNRKKINNDKIKFIAIGGDGGTYDIGLQALSGAIERGHDFVYILYDNEGYMNTGNQRSGSTPPGADSTTEPVGKVLPGKLQLKKSIVDIIAGHEGVYAATAVTSEPWDFMRKMQAALEFPGPAFISILAPCVRFWRIPDDYGVEVTKLAVETKYWPLWEYNMGIYKVTKKPKTFKPVKEYVLKLGRYSKLMKRSDANEILEELQHYVDAKWDRLLALEEISKDKPIRKKI, encoded by the coding sequence ATTGTGCCAAGCATTAGAGATTTGGTAGGATACGTTGAAAATAATGATTGGGCATTTACCCAAGGTCACAGATTGTGTCCTGGCTGTAATGCACCAATGGTTGCAAATTGGGCTACTTTAACTGCAAAGAGTTTAGGATACCATCCTGTAGTAGGACTTGCCACGGGTTGTTTAGAAGTTTCTTCAACAATTTATCCATACACTGCCTGGAATGTACCTTACATTCATAATGCATTTGAGAATGTAGCGGCTACGATTTCGGGAGCTGAAGCAGCTTATAGGTCTTTAATGAATAGAAAAAAGATAAATAACGATAAGATTAAGTTTATAGCAATTGGAGGAGATGGGGGAACGTATGACATAGGGCTACAAGCTTTGTCAGGAGCTATAGAAAGAGGACATGATTTTGTATATATTCTATACGATAACGAAGGTTACATGAATACGGGTAACCAAAGATCTGGATCCACCCCTCCTGGAGCTGATTCTACTACAGAACCTGTGGGAAAAGTATTACCTGGTAAATTACAATTAAAAAAGAGTATAGTTGACATTATAGCAGGTCATGAGGGAGTATATGCTGCAACAGCAGTAACTTCTGAACCATGGGATTTTATGAGAAAAATGCAGGCAGCTTTGGAATTTCCAGGTCCAGCTTTTATTTCAATATTAGCCCCATGTGTAAGATTTTGGAGAATTCCTGACGATTATGGAGTTGAAGTTACAAAATTAGCTGTAGAAACAAAATACTGGCCTTTGTGGGAATATAACATGGGAATTTACAAAGTTACAAAAAAACCTAAAACCTTCAAACCAGTTAAAGAGTATGTATTAAAATTAGGTAGGTACAGTAAATTAATGAAAAGATCTGATGCAAATGAAATCTTAGAGGAATTACAACATTATGTGGATGCAAAATGGGATAGATTATTAGCTTTGGAAGAAATATCTAAGGATAAACCTATTAGGAAAAAAATTTGA
- the priA gene encoding primosomal protein N' has protein sequence MYFFYDIVPIGQRIYKPYTYKYYKSLEIGQRVVIDLRGKFVPGMVYRQAESTFQDNIKIKDIEFPLDERSFLNEYHIKLLEKVCSYFIAPIGEIAKLLFPPSSSDVYKLRIIPKNPLAPYQKPVFYKEFLKRYLNSATANKELRNLLDSNLVTLEVYRKNTRELKDNFVVLNMDLKDIWKYNLSKTAREVVNFLSINGSVLESELYNKGVLKKGSTVLTTLVKKGIINITEKIEPKENSIEVSLSDEQLNSANFIKNNKDKPHLLYGITGSGKTEVFFEVSREILENGGKVLLLVPEISLTSELMNRLKKRFSNYKALFYHSSLTSSERVNTWYSAVNGDVDIIIGTRSAIWLPIKDLKMIIIDEEHDQSYYQIENVTYDAVETAIFRKEIENLQLILSSATPRVLDLYKVKNNSMYLETIKSRYFSEMPEVEIVDMKKEEKYNWIFSKKVIESIKEVLKKDRKAIIFTPTRGYANYIICSDCGYIFKCKNCDVSLTFHKKDRKLTCHYCGKESSIPNFCPKCGGFKLQSRGYGTERVIAELGKLFPSDPLVRVDRTVIKTFNDLNKTFNFMKEPGKKIIVGTRMITKGLDIQDLDLVIILDADRYSNLPDYNSEESTASLIMQVAGRSGRKEKGKVLIQTFEPDNEVYKAVQSHDYNLIAEKELEQRKFFKYPPFIDLYLIIVSDSKIEKVQSISEEIVKEIETQVDNKNLEILGPVTPVISKLRGNYRYQIIIKSYQEHLDFLPKVVEKYDKFIKLYVNPPTTII, from the coding sequence ATGTATTTTTTTTACGACATTGTTCCTATAGGGCAAAGAATTTATAAACCATATACGTATAAATATTATAAAAGTCTTGAAATAGGACAAAGAGTAGTCATAGACCTTAGAGGAAAATTTGTACCTGGAATGGTATATAGACAAGCAGAATCAACTTTTCAAGATAATATTAAAATAAAAGATATTGAATTTCCTTTAGATGAAAGAAGTTTTTTAAATGAATATCATATAAAACTTTTAGAAAAAGTTTGCTCGTATTTTATAGCACCTATTGGAGAGATAGCAAAACTTTTGTTTCCTCCTTCATCTTCAGATGTTTATAAACTTAGGATAATTCCAAAAAATCCTTTGGCTCCTTATCAAAAGCCTGTTTTCTACAAAGAATTTTTAAAACGTTACCTCAATTCTGCTACAGCAAACAAAGAATTGAGAAACCTTTTAGATTCCAACTTGGTAACCTTAGAAGTGTATAGAAAAAATACACGAGAGTTAAAAGATAATTTTGTTGTTTTGAATATGGATTTAAAAGATATTTGGAAGTACAATTTATCTAAAACGGCAAGAGAAGTGGTGAACTTTCTTTCAATAAATGGAAGCGTCCTTGAAAGTGAGTTGTACAATAAAGGGGTTTTAAAAAAAGGTTCTACAGTTTTGACTACTTTAGTTAAAAAAGGTATAATAAATATAACAGAAAAGATAGAGCCAAAAGAAAATAGTATCGAAGTTTCGCTTTCCGATGAACAGTTAAACTCTGCAAATTTTATTAAAAATAATAAGGATAAACCCCATTTGTTGTACGGCATCACTGGAAGCGGGAAGACAGAGGTCTTTTTTGAAGTTTCCCGTGAGATTTTGGAAAATGGCGGAAAAGTTCTCTTATTAGTTCCTGAAATTTCTTTGACTTCGGAATTAATGAATAGGTTAAAAAAAAGATTTTCTAATTATAAAGCGTTGTTTTACCACTCAAGTTTAACAAGCTCTGAAAGAGTAAATACCTGGTATTCAGCTGTTAACGGGGATGTTGATATCATAATAGGTACAAGAAGCGCAATATGGTTACCTATAAAAGATTTAAAAATGATAATAATCGATGAAGAGCATGATCAATCTTATTATCAAATTGAAAATGTAACTTATGATGCCGTAGAAACCGCTATTTTCAGAAAAGAAATTGAAAATCTCCAATTAATACTTTCATCGGCTACACCAAGAGTTCTAGATCTATATAAAGTAAAAAATAATTCAATGTATTTAGAGACGATAAAATCTCGGTATTTTAGTGAAATGCCTGAAGTGGAAATTGTGGATATGAAGAAAGAAGAAAAGTATAACTGGATATTCAGCAAAAAAGTCATTGAAAGTATAAAAGAAGTGTTAAAAAAAGATAGAAAAGCCATAATATTTACTCCGACAAGAGGGTATGCTAATTATATAATTTGCAGTGATTGTGGATATATATTTAAATGTAAAAATTGTGATGTTTCATTGACCTTTCATAAAAAAGATAGAAAATTGACATGTCACTATTGCGGTAAAGAAAGTTCAATACCAAATTTTTGTCCAAAATGCGGTGGATTTAAACTGCAAAGTAGAGGCTATGGCACAGAGCGAGTGATAGCGGAACTTGGAAAATTGTTCCCTTCCGATCCACTTGTTAGAGTAGATAGAACGGTTATAAAAACGTTTAACGATTTAAACAAAACTTTCAATTTTATGAAAGAGCCCGGAAAGAAGATAATTGTTGGGACGAGGATGATAACAAAAGGTTTGGATATTCAGGATTTGGATTTAGTTATAATTCTTGATGCAGATAGGTATTCTAATTTGCCAGATTATAATTCAGAAGAAAGTACTGCTTCTTTGATAATGCAAGTTGCGGGAAGATCTGGTAGAAAAGAAAAAGGTAAAGTATTGATTCAAACCTTTGAACCTGACAATGAAGTCTACAAAGCGGTTCAGTCACATGATTACAATTTAATAGCGGAAAAAGAACTTGAACAAAGAAAATTTTTTAAATATCCCCCTTTTATTGATTTATACTTAATTATAGTTAGTGATTCAAAAATAGAGAAGGTTCAGAGCATTTCTGAAGAAATAGTAAAAGAGATTGAAACCCAAGTAGATAATAAAAACCTTGAAATATTAGGTCCTGTGACACCCGTAATTTCAAAGTTAAGAGGTAATTATAGATATCAAATTATAATAAAAAGTTATCAAGAACATTTAGATTTTTTGCCTAAAGTTGTAGAAAAATACGACAAATTTATAAAATTATATGTCAATCCTCCAACAACAATTATATAA
- a CDS encoding DUF4912 domain-containing protein, producing MKVEKVSKDILTAFKSEEPTIQQLRNVAKNLGLNLKRNMKKNDILKLVIQEIRKLEKSVNEYIDNKSKGTAIISTVSKKEKESKKTKKDRVVTLPETYNKDVCRLMLVNPKWTYAYWDFSEKTKNDIKKYSKNKIYIRLIKIDREDKIQSKETVFFDTADLENTKSYYFNVPKDDSNYVVQLEIESKKGVFKPILESNELKIPPLSQKEPQEERWFFVKKHEIVVEKLTSKPSTYEEISQMYKKKFDEIGKNLNPLILSGGFLK from the coding sequence ATGAAAGTAGAAAAAGTGAGCAAAGATATACTTACAGCTTTTAAATCAGAAGAGCCGACCATTCAGCAATTGAGAAATGTTGCTAAAAATTTAGGTTTGAACTTGAAAAGAAACATGAAAAAAAACGATATTTTAAAATTGGTAATCCAAGAAATTAGAAAATTAGAAAAAAGCGTAAATGAGTATATTGATAATAAGTCAAAAGGCACGGCTATTATATCAACTGTCTCAAAAAAAGAGAAAGAAAGTAAAAAAACTAAAAAAGATAGAGTAGTTACATTACCAGAAACGTACAATAAAGATGTTTGCAGATTAATGTTGGTTAATCCTAAATGGACATATGCTTATTGGGATTTTTCTGAAAAGACTAAAAATGATATCAAGAAATATTCAAAGAACAAAATATATATAAGATTAATTAAAATAGATAGAGAAGATAAGATTCAAAGTAAAGAAACAGTTTTTTTTGATACTGCAGATTTAGAAAACACAAAAAGTTATTATTTTAATGTTCCAAAAGATGACTCTAACTATGTTGTACAATTAGAAATTGAAAGTAAAAAAGGAGTTTTCAAGCCTATATTAGAATCAAATGAACTCAAGATTCCGCCACTTTCACAAAAAGAGCCACAAGAAGAAAGATGGTTCTTCGTCAAAAAGCATGAAATAGTTGTAGAAAAACTTACTTCAAAGCCCTCAACTTATGAAGAAATAAGTCAAATGTATAAAAAAAAGTTTGATGAAATAGGTAAAAATTTGAATCCCTTGATTTTAAGTGGAGGGTTTTTAAAGTGA
- the hpf gene encoding ribosome hibernation-promoting factor, HPF/YfiA family gives MEYKVFTKSVDLTDALKNYLEKRMTKPDHLLKRHRDLVSAADVRITKERGIYKVEITTHVKGLNKIIKVEERNNDLYQAIDEATDSLERRIRKIKNRVQESYKSENISVTKVPVENMEKKILENSIYEEVTDVEEEKLSAPKIVRTKNYDLTIMNVEEAMLQMQLLGHSFFVFRNSENNAVCVLYERKDGDLGLIEFNE, from the coding sequence ATGGAATACAAAGTTTTTACAAAATCCGTAGATTTAACAGATGCTTTAAAAAACTATCTTGAAAAAAGGATGACGAAACCTGATCATCTTCTTAAAAGGCACCGTGATTTGGTTTCAGCTGCAGACGTGAGGATCACAAAAGAAAGAGGAATTTATAAAGTTGAAATAACAACACACGTCAAAGGTTTAAATAAGATTATAAAAGTTGAAGAAAGAAACAATGATTTATACCAAGCTATTGATGAAGCTACCGATTCTTTAGAAAGAAGAATTAGAAAGATAAAAAATCGAGTTCAAGAATCTTATAAGAGTGAAAATATTTCTGTTACAAAGGTTCCTGTTGAGAATATGGAAAAGAAAATTCTTGAAAATTCAATTTATGAAGAAGTTACAGATGTTGAAGAAGAAAAGTTATCGGCTCCAAAAATCGTTAGAACTAAAAATTATGATTTGACAATAATGAATGTTGAGGAAGCTATGCTTCAAATGCAGTTGTTGGGACATTCTTTCTTTGTTTTTAGAAATTCTGAAAACAATGCAGTATGTGTTCTATACGAGAGAAAAGACGGAGATTTAGGGTTGATAGAATTTAACGAATAA
- a CDS encoding glycoside hydrolase family 57 protein — MKGQLLLVLHAHLPYVHHPDFETFMEERWLFEAITETYLPLIKVFKTLEKDKIPFKLTISFSPPLMEMLNSQDLREKYHKHLLKLIELSQKEVERTKNENIKKNEVAKHYRNEFIEDREIYVEQYGQDILKAFKEFQDKGYIEVITSNATHAYLPFYRNFAQAINAQIRLGTLTYKKYFNKDLKGMWLAECAYFEGLDKYLADEGINYFFVDSHAFLYAQTPPRYGVYRPIITPNGVYVFARDPESSEQVWSATVGYPGDSRYREFYRDIGFDREEDYIKPYIDKSGIRCNTGIKYYRITDKTFPLDKKDFYDLKEAEKAVKEHSRDFIFKKVSQIEKLSKIFDDLEPIIVAPFDAELFGHWWYEGPRFLEHIFRQAAKNETVSFSTPSEVIESIEKVQIVTPSESSWGANGYHEVWLNGSNDWIYKHIHEITEIMIEKAKVYRNPSELEKRILNQMAREVLLAQSSDWPFIISTGTTVEYANKRIKDCVVRFLELDNMLQEKKIDEKKLSYYEWVDDIFKDIDYSIFS; from the coding sequence ATAAAAGGGCAACTTTTGCTTGTATTACATGCGCACTTACCTTATGTCCATCATCCAGACTTCGAAACTTTTATGGAAGAAAGATGGCTTTTTGAAGCAATTACAGAAACATATTTACCTTTGATAAAGGTATTTAAGACTCTTGAAAAAGATAAAATTCCTTTTAAATTAACTATCAGTTTTTCACCACCACTTATGGAAATGCTTAATTCTCAGGATTTAAGAGAAAAATATCACAAACATCTTTTGAAATTGATAGAATTATCACAGAAAGAAGTTGAAAGAACCAAAAATGAAAATATCAAAAAAAATGAAGTTGCTAAACACTATAGAAATGAATTTATCGAAGATAGAGAAATATATGTTGAGCAATATGGTCAAGATATATTGAAAGCTTTTAAAGAATTTCAAGATAAAGGTTACATAGAAGTGATAACATCTAATGCTACTCATGCATATCTACCATTTTATAGAAATTTTGCACAGGCAATAAATGCGCAGATAAGATTAGGTACTTTGACTTATAAAAAATATTTTAATAAAGATCTTAAGGGTATGTGGTTAGCGGAATGCGCTTATTTTGAAGGATTAGATAAGTATTTAGCAGATGAAGGAATTAATTATTTTTTTGTAGATTCTCACGCGTTTTTGTATGCACAAACTCCCCCTCGATATGGGGTTTATAGACCTATAATTACTCCTAATGGAGTATATGTGTTTGCAAGAGACCCAGAATCAAGTGAACAGGTGTGGAGCGCTACCGTGGGATATCCCGGAGATTCCAGATATAGAGAGTTTTATAGAGATATAGGATTTGATAGAGAAGAGGATTACATTAAACCATATATAGATAAAAGTGGAATAAGGTGTAATACGGGAATAAAATATTATAGAATAACAGATAAAACATTTCCTTTAGATAAAAAAGATTTCTATGATTTGAAAGAAGCTGAAAAAGCTGTAAAAGAACATTCGAGAGATTTTATTTTTAAAAAAGTTTCTCAAATAGAAAAGTTATCAAAAATTTTTGATGATTTAGAGCCTATTATAGTGGCTCCCTTCGATGCTGAGCTATTTGGACATTGGTGGTATGAAGGTCCCCGTTTTTTAGAACATATTTTTAGGCAGGCTGCAAAAAATGAGACTGTATCTTTTTCTACTCCTTCAGAAGTTATAGAAAGCATTGAAAAGGTTCAAATAGTTACTCCGAGTGAGTCTTCGTGGGGAGCAAATGGTTATCATGAAGTATGGTTAAATGGTTCTAATGATTGGATATATAAACATATTCATGAAATAACTGAAATAATGATAGAAAAAGCAAAAGTTTATAGAAATCCTTCAGAGTTAGAAAAGAGAATTCTTAATCAGATGGCAAGAGAAGTTTTGTTAGCACAATCTAGTGATTGGCCATTTATAATATCAACAGGAACTACTGTAGAATATGCAAATAAAAGGATCAAAGATTGTGTGGTTAGATTTTTAGAATTAGATAATATGCTTCAAGAAAAGAAAATAGACGAAAAAAAACTATCATATTATGAATGGGTTGACGATATTTTTAAAGATATAGATTATTCCATATTTTCATAG
- a CDS encoding 2-oxoacid:acceptor oxidoreductase family protein, translating to MPEKYFEIRWHARAGQGAKSASQFLTEAAEEAGKYSSSFPEYGAERSGAPMKAFNRVADVPIRVKSNVEKPDVVCVIDDTLLKNPEVTDGLSEDKLLLVNTTRSIEEVRKLSNFKGKIGIISATEIALEEIGKGIPNTVMIGALIRATNIVSLDAVKEKIRAAFSKKFSEEIVRANIRALERGYQEVKFSE from the coding sequence TTGCCAGAAAAATATTTCGAAATCAGATGGCATGCAAGAGCAGGCCAAGGAGCAAAAAGCGCTTCCCAGTTTTTAACAGAAGCAGCTGAAGAAGCGGGAAAATATTCAAGTTCATTTCCAGAATATGGAGCTGAAAGATCAGGTGCTCCCATGAAAGCATTTAATCGAGTTGCAGATGTACCAATAAGAGTAAAAAGTAATGTTGAAAAGCCAGATGTAGTATGTGTTATAGATGATACACTATTGAAAAATCCGGAAGTTACCGATGGTCTTTCAGAAGATAAACTATTATTGGTTAATACAACCAGAAGCATAGAAGAAGTAAGAAAACTATCCAACTTTAAAGGTAAAATAGGCATTATTTCAGCAACAGAGATAGCTTTAGAAGAAATTGGGAAAGGAATTCCAAATACTGTTATGATAGGAGCGCTTATCAGGGCTACTAATATAGTTTCTTTAGATGCAGTAAAGGAAAAGATTAGAGCAGCGTTTTCTAAAAAATTTTCAGAAGAGATTGTAAGAGCAAATATTAGAGCTTTGGAAAGAGGATATCAGGAGGTGAAATTTAGTGAATAA